The following proteins are encoded in a genomic region of Cryptomeria japonica chromosome 11, Sugi_1.0, whole genome shotgun sequence:
- the LOC131071600 gene encoding serine/arginine-rich splicing factor SR45a isoform X3, which translates to MADSPRRRYSSSPSPRRMRSRSRSRSPGRQHRGNNDAHNPGNTLYVTGLSTRVTEKELEDHFSREGKVVDCRLVVEPRTRISRGFAFITMENVEDAERCIKYLNQSILEGRYITVEKNVLPQVSWQQGSCLSINLISLINAASLMASKLWYLTFSTVQMPRVKEEAPKDSYTWKLSWG; encoded by the exons ATG GCAGATTCACCCCGAAGAAG GTATTCTTCATCACCTTCACCTCGTCGGATGCGCTCCAGATCTAGATCTCGCAGCCCTGGCAG GCAACATCGAGGAAATAATGATGCACACAATCCTGGAAATACCCTATATGTGACTGGCCTCTCTACTCGTGTAACAGAAAAGGAACTTGAAGATCATTTCTCAAGAGAGGGGAAG GTTGTTGATTGCCGTCTGGTAGTTGAACCTCGTACCAGGATCTCACGTGGTTTTGCATTTATAACAATGGAAAATGTTGAGGATGCTGAAAGATGTATAAAATATTTGAATCAGTCGATTCTTGAGGGTCGGTACATCACAGTGGAGAAG AATGTGTTGCCTCAAGTATCTTGGCAGCAAGGAAGCTGTTTATCTATCAACTTAATCAGCTTGATCAATGCCGCCAGCCTAATG GCATCTAAGCTCTGGTACCTCACATTCAGCACTGTGCAAATGCCTAGAG TCAAGGAGGAAGCGCCCAAGGACTCCTACACCTGGAAACTATCTTGGGGTTAA
- the LOC131071600 gene encoding serine/arginine-rich splicing factor SR45a isoform X2 yields MRSRSRSRSPGRQHRGNNDAHNPGNTLYVTGLSTRVTEKELEDHFSREGKVVDCRLVVEPRTRISRGFAFITMENVEDAERCIKYLNQSILEGRYITVEKSRRKRPRTPTPGNYLGVKSTREVGSYHDRDRRRSYHGRDGYSSYQSPHRSPYYDGQGYSPRRSPYRGGGYRRERTRSPPYSPYGSPIRSRGHRTYSDRSR; encoded by the exons ATGCGCTCCAGATCTAGATCTCGCAGCCCTGGCAG GCAACATCGAGGAAATAATGATGCACACAATCCTGGAAATACCCTATATGTGACTGGCCTCTCTACTCGTGTAACAGAAAAGGAACTTGAAGATCATTTCTCAAGAGAGGGGAAG GTTGTTGATTGCCGTCTGGTAGTTGAACCTCGTACCAGGATCTCACGTGGTTTTGCATTTATAACAATGGAAAATGTTGAGGATGCTGAAAGATGTATAAAATATTTGAATCAGTCGATTCTTGAGGGTCGGTACATCACAGTGGAGAAG TCAAGGAGGAAGCGCCCAAGGACTCCTACACCTGGAAACTATCTTGGGGTTAAAAGTACCCGGGAAGTTG GCTCCTATCATGATCGTGATAGACGCCGAAGTTATCATGGTCGTGATGGTTATAGCTCTTACCAGTCTCCTCATCGCTCTCCTTACTATGATGGACAAGGATATTCTCCACGTCGCTCTCCTTACCGAGGTGGTGGATATAGAAGAGAGCGTACTCGTTCACCGCCTTATTCTCCCTATGGGAGTCCAATTCGCAGCCGAGGCCATCGCACCTATTCTGACAGATCTAGATAA
- the LOC131071600 gene encoding serine/arginine-rich splicing factor SR45a isoform X1 produces MADSPRRRYSSSPSPRRMRSRSRSRSPGRQHRGNNDAHNPGNTLYVTGLSTRVTEKELEDHFSREGKVVDCRLVVEPRTRISRGFAFITMENVEDAERCIKYLNQSILEGRYITVEKSRRKRPRTPTPGNYLGVKSTREVGSYHDRDRRRSYHGRDGYSSYQSPHRSPYYDGQGYSPRRSPYRGGGYRRERTRSPPYSPYGSPIRSRGHRTYSDRSR; encoded by the exons ATG GCAGATTCACCCCGAAGAAG GTATTCTTCATCACCTTCACCTCGTCGGATGCGCTCCAGATCTAGATCTCGCAGCCCTGGCAG GCAACATCGAGGAAATAATGATGCACACAATCCTGGAAATACCCTATATGTGACTGGCCTCTCTACTCGTGTAACAGAAAAGGAACTTGAAGATCATTTCTCAAGAGAGGGGAAG GTTGTTGATTGCCGTCTGGTAGTTGAACCTCGTACCAGGATCTCACGTGGTTTTGCATTTATAACAATGGAAAATGTTGAGGATGCTGAAAGATGTATAAAATATTTGAATCAGTCGATTCTTGAGGGTCGGTACATCACAGTGGAGAAG TCAAGGAGGAAGCGCCCAAGGACTCCTACACCTGGAAACTATCTTGGGGTTAAAAGTACCCGGGAAGTTG GCTCCTATCATGATCGTGATAGACGCCGAAGTTATCATGGTCGTGATGGTTATAGCTCTTACCAGTCTCCTCATCGCTCTCCTTACTATGATGGACAAGGATATTCTCCACGTCGCTCTCCTTACCGAGGTGGTGGATATAGAAGAGAGCGTACTCGTTCACCGCCTTATTCTCCCTATGGGAGTCCAATTCGCAGCCGAGGCCATCGCACCTATTCTGACAGATCTAGATAA